ATGAGCATCGACCTCTGGCAACGCGGCTGCGAGCGACTCGCCACCGAACTGCCTGAACAACAGTACACCACCTGGATCCGCCCCCTGCCCCCGGCCGACGTCATGGAGGATGGCGAGGCGGGGACCGTGTTCGGCCTGCGCGTGCCCAACCGCTTCAAGCTGGACTGGATCCGGTCCCAGTACGCTCCCCGCATCGAGGCGGTGCTGAGCGAACTCGCCGGCAAGCCGGTGCGGCTGGAGCTGTCGCTGGCCCCGCGGGAGGTGCCTGCCCTGAGCCCGCGCCCGCTGCCGTCGCGCCCCAACAGCGCCGCGGCGGTGCTGCAACGCGCCATGAGCCACGCCGCCAGCGCCGCGGCCCAGGCCGTGCCGCGCCAGCAGGCCGCTCTGATCCCGAGCGCCGAGGACGCGCCGGCCAACGCCCCGGGCGCCGTGGCACTGGCCCCCGGCCGCCCGGCCCCCGAGCCGGTGGAGGTGCGGGCCCCGGCCGCACCCAGCCCGGCCAGCCGCAGCCGCCTGAACCCGGCCCTGACCTTCGACACCCTGGTGGCCGGCCGCGCCAACCAGATGGCCCGCACCGCCGCCCTGCACGTGGCCGGCGCGCCGGGCGTCATGTACAACCCGCTGTTCATCTACGGCGGCGTGGGCCTGGGCAAGACCCACCTGATCCACGCGGTGGGCAACGCCCTGCTCAAGGACAACCCGAACGCCCGGGTGCTGTACCTGCACGCCGAGCAGTTCATCTCCGACGTGGTGAAGAACTACCAGCGCAAGACCTTCGACGAGCTGAAGGCCAAGTACCACCAGCTGGACCTGCTGCTGATCGACGATGTGCAGTTCTTCGCCGGCAAGGAACGCACGCAGGAAGAGTTCTTCAACGCCTTCGAGGCCCTGCTGGCCAAGAAGGCCCACATCATCATGACCAGCGACACCTACCCCAAGGGGCTGGTGGACATCGACGAGCGGCTGACCAGCCGCTTCGACGCCGGCCTGACGGTGGCCATCGAGCCGCCCGAGCTGGAGATGCGGGTGGCGATTCTGCTGGCCAAGTCCAAGGCCGAGGGCGCGCCCATGCCCGAGGACGTGGCCTTCTTCGTGGCCAAGAACGTGCGGGCCAATGTGCGCGAGCTGGAAGGCGCGCTGCGCAAGGTGCTGGCCTACGCCAAGTTCAGCCACAAGGAAATCAACATCGCCCTGGCGCGCGAGGCGCTCAAGGACCTGCTGTCCATCCAGAACCGGCAGATCTCGGTGGAGAACATCCAGAAGACGGTGGCCGACTTCTACAAGATCAAGATCGCCGACATGTACAGCAAGAAGCGCCCGGCCAGCATCGCCCGGCCACGCCAGATTGCCATGTACCTGGCCAAGGAGCTGACCCAGAAGAGCCTGCCCGAGATCGGCGAGCTGTTCGGCGGCCGCGACCACACGACGGTGCTGCACGCGGTGCGCAAGATCGGTGGCGAGCGGCAGAAGGACACCGAGCTGAACCAGCAGCTGCACGTGCTGGAGCAGACCCTCAAGGGCTGAAGCCCGGCGAGGCCCGGGGTTGGGGACAAGTCTCGGACAAGTCCCGGCTTGTCCACCGCCCCGCCGATCGGGCCCAAGTTGTTGTCTGTTTGCCCCGCCGCAAGCCCCCCGCTCATCCCCAATGAAAGCCGCCTGCTAACTGCCTGTCAAAACAGGTGAAAATGGCGTTTTCCACACCGGTGGTCCGTTCCTACTACAACGACCCATCTGAAAGAGGAAGACATGATTGTTTTGAAAGCCGCACAACAACAATTGCTGGGTGCCCTCCAGGCGGTTTCCGGCATCGTCGAGCGGCGTCATACCCTGCCCATCCTCGCCAACGTGCTGCTGCGCAAGAACGGCGCCACCACGGAACTGACCACCAGCGACCTGGAGATCCAGGTGCGCACCACCGCCGAGCTGGGCGGTGACGAGGGCGCCTTCAGCACCACGGTGGGTGCGCGCAAGCTGATCGACATCCTGCGCTCCATGCCGGCCGATCAGATCGTCAGCCTGACGGCCAACGGCAGCAAGCTCACCCTGCAGGGCGGCAAGAGCCGCTTCACGCTGCAGACCCTGCCGGCCGAGGACTTCCCGCTGGTCAACGAAGCCGTGGACTTCGGCCCGGCCTTCAGCGTGCCGCAGAAGGTGCTCAAGGGCCTGATCGACCAGGTGCACTTCGCGATGGCGGTGCATGACATCCGCTACTACCTCAACGGCATCCTGTTCGTGGCCGAGGGCAAGACCCTGACCCTGGTGGCCACCGACGGCAGCCGCCTGGCCCTGGCCCAGGCCGAGCTGGAGACCGACATGCCCAAGCAGGAGGTCATCCTGCCGCGCAAGACGGTGCTGGAGCTGATGCGCCTCTTGGGCACCGGCGAGGACCCCATCGAGCTGCAGTTCGCCGGCAACCAGGCCAAGTTCAGCTTCTCGGGCATGGAGTTCGTGACCAAGCTGGTCGAGGGCAAGTACCCCGACTACAACCGCGTCATCCCCAAGAACCACAAGAACATGGTCATCCTGGGCCGCACCCCGCTGCTGGCCAGCCTGCAGCGCGCGGCCATCCTGACCAGCGAGAAGTTCAAGGGCGTGCGCATGAACGTGGAGCCGGGCGCCCTGCGCATCGCCTCCAGCAACGCCGAGCAGGAAGAGGCCAAGGAAGAGCTCGAGATCGACTACGGCGGCC
This sequence is a window from Ideonella dechloratans. Protein-coding genes within it:
- the dnaA gene encoding chromosomal replication initiator protein DnaA — translated: MSIDLWQRGCERLATELPEQQYTTWIRPLPPADVMEDGEAGTVFGLRVPNRFKLDWIRSQYAPRIEAVLSELAGKPVRLELSLAPREVPALSPRPLPSRPNSAAAVLQRAMSHAASAAAQAVPRQQAALIPSAEDAPANAPGAVALAPGRPAPEPVEVRAPAAPSPASRSRLNPALTFDTLVAGRANQMARTAALHVAGAPGVMYNPLFIYGGVGLGKTHLIHAVGNALLKDNPNARVLYLHAEQFISDVVKNYQRKTFDELKAKYHQLDLLLIDDVQFFAGKERTQEEFFNAFEALLAKKAHIIMTSDTYPKGLVDIDERLTSRFDAGLTVAIEPPELEMRVAILLAKSKAEGAPMPEDVAFFVAKNVRANVRELEGALRKVLAYAKFSHKEINIALAREALKDLLSIQNRQISVENIQKTVADFYKIKIADMYSKKRPASIARPRQIAMYLAKELTQKSLPEIGELFGGRDHTTVLHAVRKIGGERQKDTELNQQLHVLEQTLKG
- the dnaN gene encoding DNA polymerase III subunit beta, with protein sequence MIVLKAAQQQLLGALQAVSGIVERRHTLPILANVLLRKNGATTELTTSDLEIQVRTTAELGGDEGAFSTTVGARKLIDILRSMPADQIVSLTANGSKLTLQGGKSRFTLQTLPAEDFPLVNEAVDFGPAFSVPQKVLKGLIDQVHFAMAVHDIRYYLNGILFVAEGKTLTLVATDGSRLALAQAELETDMPKQEVILPRKTVLELMRLLGTGEDPIELQFAGNQAKFSFSGMEFVTKLVEGKYPDYNRVIPKNHKNMVILGRTPLLASLQRAAILTSEKFKGVRMNVEPGALRIASSNAEQEEAKEELEIDYGGPAIEIGFNVTYLMDALANMDSEMVQIALHDGSSAALITVPEQDGFKYVVMPMRI